In Bacillus sp. Cs-700, one genomic interval encodes:
- a CDS encoding Xaa-Pro peptidase family protein has protein sequence MNTRLSKMTDWLTEQKQDFAYIHSPSNVFYLSNFHCEPHERLLGLFIVPHHEPFLVVPGMEASQARDAGWEYEIIGYSDSENPFDFIDEALKERGVHQPESASIEKGTLAYERAEELQDRFPGLKYHSAELGLNQFRLIKDEKEVEVLREAAALADFGVETGVKALREGVTEMEVLATIEFELKKKGIREMSFSTMVLFGEKSGQPHGNPGDRQLKKGDLVLFDLGVVLNGYCSDITRTVAFGEVNEKQKEIYDTVLRALTESLHISKPGTRLGDIDLASRNVISNAGYGDYFPHRIGHGIGIEVHEFPSLSEKNDSLLQEGMTYTIEPGIYLPDVGGVRIEDDVLVTENGYETLTKYPKELQIIE, from the coding sequence ATGAACACACGTTTATCGAAAATGACAGATTGGCTTACTGAACAAAAACAAGACTTTGCTTATATTCATTCCCCTTCAAATGTCTTTTACTTATCGAATTTCCATTGTGAACCGCATGAAAGGTTACTTGGTCTTTTTATCGTACCTCATCATGAGCCGTTCCTTGTAGTACCAGGAATGGAAGCTTCCCAAGCGCGTGACGCCGGATGGGAATATGAGATCATTGGCTATAGTGATTCAGAAAATCCTTTTGATTTTATTGATGAAGCGTTGAAAGAACGCGGTGTTCATCAGCCTGAAAGTGCTTCAATTGAAAAAGGAACGCTTGCTTATGAGCGCGCTGAAGAATTGCAGGATCGTTTTCCTGGTTTAAAGTATCATTCTGCAGAACTTGGACTGAATCAATTCCGTCTTATTAAAGATGAGAAGGAAGTTGAAGTATTACGTGAAGCAGCCGCACTTGCTGATTTTGGTGTAGAGACCGGAGTAAAAGCTTTACGCGAAGGTGTAACTGAAATGGAAGTGCTCGCTACGATTGAATTTGAATTGAAAAAGAAAGGTATTCGTGAAATGTCTTTTTCAACCATGGTTTTGTTTGGAGAGAAATCTGGCCAACCGCATGGTAATCCTGGCGATCGTCAGTTGAAGAAAGGGGACCTCGTTTTATTTGACCTTGGCGTTGTATTAAACGGGTATTGCTCTGATATTACACGGACAGTGGCGTTCGGTGAAGTGAATGAGAAACAAAAAGAAATTTATGATACCGTTTTGCGTGCTCTAACGGAATCACTTCATATCTCAAAGCCAGGAACTCGACTTGGCGATATTGATCTTGCATCTCGAAATGTCATTTCAAATGCAGGATACGGAGATTATTTTCCGCATCGGATCGGTCATGGTATCGGAATTGAAGTACACGAGTTTCCATCTTTGAGTGAGAAAAACGATAGTCTGCTACAAGAAGGAATGACCTACACGATTGAGCCGGGCATC